The Cygnus olor isolate bCygOlo1 chromosome 2, bCygOlo1.pri.v2, whole genome shotgun sequence genome contains the following window.
ttttcagccttttaatggaataaaaaaaatcatcttcaaaAGCTCAGGATATTCAGCTGAATATGCAAAAGATAGCAGCCCTTCAAactcactttcatttttaaggatattgaacaaaactttttaaaaaataattctgtagaATTCATATGTCTATGACTGGGAGAAGATTCTGGCTGAAAAACTGTGGTATGACAATTTCCgcacaaaaccacagcaattAGACTTTTCAAGCTATAATgcttattttcccctttcatctatattttcttcatgtacATCTGCCATGGGAAATGATGCTCCACCTATCACTCAATGTGAAGTGaagaatatataaaagtataccttcttccctccctccctcttttctgtaaaagaaaacaatgcaaaacaaaatctgttttgtgaagaaacatgaagaaaaaaaaatataaataacccAGTAGACCCAGTTGTAAAATGACAAAGACCCAAAGATCTCATATACATATGAgataatatacatatacatatacacgTATATGTGCATGGATGTATTCATTCACTTACCTATCTCTAGATAGTTGGAGTCTCTGCTAGATAGCTTTGTAGCAACAGAATTGAGTATCATAATTCTATTGACTGCCTATCATAAGCTTCTTGCCTATGAAATGACTGTACTCTAGAGTGACTGCTATGGTCCTGactgcagtttttcttcctttgctttaaaaagggAACATGAACTGAGAAGAAATTGCTTCTAATGATATATTTGAAACACATCTGTAAAAAGTTTTTTAACTCATCACCATCTTTTTTAATTGACTGGACAAAGAGAAGCTTAGTGCAAGACTGGAGCCTTTGTCTGATGTGCAGGCCTATGTCACAAAACTTCCATTAGTTTGAACGGAAGTTCTTCCAAACCATAATCCTGTTTCCATGTCTTCGGCATACTTGTCATTGCTGGGGGGCAGCTGGCAGTATCTGAACTGCCCAGGCAATTCCTAACAACTGGCAGCCTTCTAGAAGACAGATTTTCTCCAACTTACCCTGTAATGATAAACAACCCCCCATGCACCCACTccaattacaaaatattttgaaggtgtgtttattttgtttcctttatgaTCGCAGTTCAACTCTAAATGATGGGTtaaccatgttttttttttgttgttgttgttttttgttttgttttgttttgtttttagtttgtttgtttgttttaatttgctgtcCTTTGTACAATCACAGTGAGGAAACCTCATTTTCCTAAAGCAAAATTGGTAAGCAATTGCCTACCCGCACAGGAGATAGACACTTAAAATCTATCCCTTCAtctttcatttacagaaatgtaaagaaCATACTTCAGGACAGGTTATAATAACGTAGGACAGTATCAATCAACAAAGCAGTGTATTCGTATAGGTTGTAAGACGTCAGTGAAGTGAAAGTAGTGTATATGTTTATGTAGACTCTGTCTGATGTAATACTACAACTCACCTACCAATCTTCATCTCTGACCCTAACATTGCCTTAAAGAACACAAACAGATAAGAGTCAGGAGGTTAAAAACATCCATAATGTAAAACTATGTTTACTGAAGACTTTTGGTGGTAATTTTTAGATGTTCCAACTGGCGTCCTCTAATTTGAACCACTAATCAAGTGACACTACATGAATCCTAAGCAAGGGTTACTTTACTACAAGACTGTTCCCATTGATTTCTCAACAATTCTTAACCAATGTTCTcatatttcatgttcttttttttctttaaagctgcaTGAAATGACTCATAAAACTTAAAGTTTTATATGTTTATGTACAAGTGATCTTTATCCTCTAATCACCAAAAATTCAACTGGCTTGCCAAATAATTTCCTAATGGGACTGCTTCACTGGAATGTTTAAAATACCCCAAACAAACAATGGAATATCCTTATAATTTTACCTTTGGTAAGAAACTGATCCTGAATTGTAAGTTTAATATCTAAAATTACTATGTGATGTACGTACATACAagtacacatatacatatatggcATCTAGCATATGAAGAGAAACAGCTATAGAGACATGAAAAACCTactctcttctttctcatttgtcCCCTGTCAAAGATACTTTGTGACAGCTCTATGGattattaggattttttttttttttatccaagtAATTCACAATACTGAGGTTACTGATGAATAATTCAAGTGTTtattgattgcttttttttcataattttcactTTGCAACAATGACATGTcttttggtattatttttctattctggTTGGATAAGCACAAGTTTTAGATTCTGGATGCAGATAAGGACGTTCCACATTTGTTTTGCACTGATATTTTCTAACTTTTGCAGACTGACTTTTGGCATTTTCTCCCAgcaattagttttttttttttttttgttataaaatattttagaaataattaggTGATTTTGGTGCAGAAGCTCCAGTGAGAAAAGTGAGGTATGTCTCATGGACATACTAGCTAAGGAAGCCTCCCTGTGTCAAACCATGGGTAATCTAGTTAAAaggggggagaagaggaggagtcatttatttcagtggtgGTGCCTGAAGCATTTGTGCATTGAATAAAATGTCTTGTTTACAAAGTTGTGTGTCCACAGAGCAATcagataattattttcaaaaatagtgaTCTCTGCTGGCAAGAAAGGATAAAAACCAGTTTAATcatgctgggggctgggggcatcATTTACTATAGCCAGTTACACAGCTATGGAGAAAAGTGGCTGTGGAAAAACAgccaataataataaatttatactGGTTTATACATCATCAGATGCAGTGTTGGATGTTCCTTTTCACACTAAAGAGGCTGTGTTTCTAAAGAAGTCTACTGGTAACCCAAAAATTCAGTGCCATGGGTGCCACAAACGTTTAGGATAGGTTCAAATTCCTGATCTTCTGATGTGCAGGAGGCTTTTCTCCTCCATGACAATCTTTGCCTGTTAGTGCTAGAAACTAAAGGTActgttctttcctctttttatcttttctgtaaTGTTAACAAAAGTAGGACTAAGTCACAAGACCCAGACCACAGTAAGCCAAGAGGCCCGTTTTCTTGGGTATCCTGTGAAGTGGGAAACCAAAACTTGTGTACAAACATGCCTGAACTATGCCTACTACAGGAAGAGGGGCTAAGCTGAAGACTGCAGCCTGAAAGTCTCAGCAAGAGGGTAAGAGAGCTGCTCCATACACCAAAATGACAAGCTGTTAAAACAGGAGATTATATTTCCCTGAATTATTTACAGTTGTCTTCTACATTTAGGCTGTTCACCCCTGCACTggtttttgcagaaataaaacagttcactcagctgcttttgtgaaaaaatCTGTCCCTGCTTTATGTCCTGGGGTATTTCTGATTTCAGCAATATCACTTAGTTATTGTTATCATCAGTAGAGTCACTAGGAGTACCAAGAGTACTTTTCAAGTTTCAGAGCTTCTAATTGTTTCCCCAGGGCATGAGGGACAGGACTTCAGGGTTTCAGTCAATTCTAGAGATGTCAAGGCTTGCACAGAAATGAAACCAGGAAGCCTGCTACTGGAATTCAGGGTTGCCTTAGCTATTCAAACATAACTACCATTGAATTAGTATCTGATAGTTACCAagagtgaaatattttgatgctCAGTGCAACCTAAATCTATGTATATTTACAGTTTCTAGCTGTTTGTAGGGGACCCACAGTGAAATTTAGGCAAGTTCATACTgtccataggaaaaaaagatgccaAAGGTTGTGGCCTTTGCTTGGGACCCCTGAACCTTTCACTGAGGGGACCAAGATTTGCTTTCTGGGGGAAGAGGTAGAACAGGATGAAGACGAAATAACTGTGGGACACAACATTCTTGTTCAGGAAGGTCACCCTATGTGGCACATACTTTTGGGCAAATACACTTCAGCAAGCActtcagagaaaactgaagttgCTAACTTGGCTTGTCAGCAGAACACTTAAAACTGCATAGGCTCCTTGAAGAGGTGCACATTTTGCAAATAGAGACCTGAAGTAGTTAATCCACCCTGTGATTATATCAAAATCACACTGGAGATAAGACTGAATATTACACGAATATTTGTCTGACCTAGTGTACAAATAATCTCTGCCATCAAACACACAGATCACAGAGttactggattaaaaaaaaaaaaaatcaataaaattaatgtataatgaaacaaagtaaaaagCCAAGATTAGATTTCCAAGGCACTTTGTTACAGATGAAAGCAGTGCCTCTCTTTACAAACAGAAACTTGAccacatttaataaatattcaatAAATTTTGCCTTCTGTAGCAAAACCATGTAGAAAAGCATAAAATTTCTAATGACCCACAGCTCATTAATGATGTTTCAGTCATAAAAATTAAGACAGTCACAGAGAAGAATTATTTGATGTCTCAAAAGATTTGTTTCATGAAATCTAATTGAGCTGTTGTAACTATGTAATATTAAATTTAAGGTTTTAATTTGAAtgttggttttgctgttgttgttatgATTAGTGACTGAGAGACTATGACGTTTGttcccaaaaccaaacaatgcCCCCAACACAACTTCCTTATTAATGTAATTTActacttttttatatataacatTGCTTTTTATCCCCTCTGATTTAATAGCTTTCTCAGTGTCAAAGGTACCTAGTGAAAATACATTCCACAGACTCCTTAAGGATATGCAAAAAAGcacaccttttaaaataatacagaacaACCTATTCAACTCTTCTCCAAACATAGTCATGACAACCTTATCATTTTGCCAGTCTCATGTAaggatttttctctgtgttctaatacattttttttcatcaccCAGttgtggacaaaaaaaaagaaaaaaaaaacaccccacctGCTACTGGATGTACTAGTCAAGGTCAGGATACACTATTGATTTGTATGCTTGCATCATAACCTTTGTAGTATTATTTCCAGTCCTACTCGCTTAGtgatctttttttccagctactCAGGGCTATTCAGGTTGCCAAACAgcacttctttctcctttctccaccATCCCAGTTTcaccctttctttctttcctctggcaTAATTACAATTATAATGTGATTAAAAAGCTTATATAGTGTGTGCAGTGGATTTGTGTGCgagttgtttctgtttgtttttcttagagaAGACCAACAACTGCAAAAACACCAGTCTATTTTGTAATGAATACCATCACCCAGCACCAGCTTGATTTAGTTGTATACTGTATGGTGCTCTCTTGTCAGGGAAGTATACTTTGAAAGCTATTTTACCTAGGCATTTTTTTGATCCAGTTCCTCTCCCAGTAAATTTATCAGCAGTGCTgcccatacttttttttccctctgtctgaATCCACATCTTCTTTCCATAGTAGAAAGCTGGAATATTctgtttctaggaaaaaaaaaaaaaaaaaaaaaaaaacaactctgtttTTCTATCTGAAAGGTAAgaggtatttctttttccctttcattgcTGGCATGTCCTCTTTAGGAGAAGTTGTAAGATGTAAGGTTTATCAGCTTACAACAATATCTGCCAGTAGAAGATGGTCACTTCAGTAGACAAACTTGCAATGAGATGAGGAGCTGAAAGCAAAAGGCAGCCAGAAGAGGACATGTAGagctaggaaagaaaaaaaaaaaaaaaaaaaagaatgaaatggaGGACAACAGAAGTGATAAAAATGGCAGCAATGGTAAGAAGCAgaaaatccttccttccttacttccatttttccttccttacttACTTACTTCcgtttttccttccttcctccctccctcccttccttcctgcaaTGGAggttatttttctccattcctctttccatttttcaagaaaaatgaattacaacaaagcaaaaacaaaagcaaagacaatGAGTCATTAACCTATGATGCAAGTTCAACCTTCTTTTCTAATAAATACTTAGGCAAAGTAGAATAGCTTTGACAGGTGACACTTAAAAGCCCTGACTACAAATTAAGTCTAAGATGGTGATTACTGCCTTGCAACCTAGGACACTTAGTTTCAAAGTCCGGTGTCAAAGGAGAAGGGGATTTGAAATGCATTCTGTCATTTCCTAGAGTTTTACCCTGcagtttgctgaaaaaaaaggcagatagATATACCTACTTGTGTAGCTAAAGTTCTGTGAGATCACATATATAAGCAGTGCTAGGAGACTGACAACCAGGGGCTGTTGTCAAATACTATGGGGTTTGCAAGTCTGTTGGGACTGGCTGcattatcaaaacaaaacaaaacaagcaaacaaataaaaaaacccaacacattATGCACATAGCAATACAACACCTCAGCACCAAATATGGGGGGAAGCTTACATCTTAGGTGGGGTCCTAGGATCTGTGCCTACCTACCTGCAGTTGTtgattacatttgaaaatgttaccAAGTACTTTCAACTGTTTGAGCTGTTCTGAGGTTCTGCTAAGCTCAGCTGAAACTTCAGTATGTTTGTTTATGTCTTTTGTAGTCAAAAATGTTGAGCTTGCATTGACAGAGGAAGACTAGGAAAATTTTGTGCTTGTATGTCTTATAGAACAAAACACTGGAATACAAGTCAGTGATGCTGCTGTGTTATTTATGACTCAGTTATTTTTTACTGTAGCAGGAATGATAGCACGTTGTGCattgatgaaaataataataaaagaaaattgtttcccACTTTTCCTAGTTATCCTAAAATTGTTCTGCTATGATCAGTGAAGAATTAACTTGGTTACCAGTTCTctagtatttacatttttcttcaaccTGCCCTGCTACAACATCACTCCAGCTGGGCAGAGCACTCCCAGCTCTGTCAACAGAAATGTTACCATTGCTTCGGTGGGAACAAGGTTGAGCTCATAGATCCaggctgaaaacatttctgtcccTTCCCTCTGTTCTTGGTagtgtttttgttcttctccatCCAACATCACGCTTAGTCACCATCAGCAGGTAGATTGTGTAATATCCGTTCAGAAATAAGCGTAGTAAAAACAATTCCCTAGATCAAGGTCACAGCTTAGCtcctaaaggaaaaatactggCCTAAAGGAGTACCCTCGGGGGAGGCTGTTCTGAACATGCAAACATGTTCAGCGTTATACTGAAAGCCAGGACAAGCGCAAAGCTTAAGAAACCATTTCAACTCTGATTCACTTTCATCCATGCAGAAGTTGTGtggtatgttgttttttttttttgtttgtttgtttgttacaaCATGTTTTTGAAACATGATGTCTTGAGGGTCATCTTCTCATCATTCTCATGTCTATAGTCCCAAATCTTTTCCAGTCTCACCACCCACAATCCATACTTGGTGTTGCTAATAAAAAGGCCTATTTTGTGGAGGTGTTGGATTCTACAGCTCCTGCTAAAGCTTTTTGTACACTGGGCTGATATTGCAACGCAAATATGCATAAAGGAACTTTGCACGTGATGAGAGTCACCAACCAAACAGTAATTGTTTGGTTGCTAATTGTTGCTGCTAGAGGATGAACATAAAACAACATTGAAATGGTACAACAGTAGTGCCTCTCTCAattcttattcttttcaaaGTATATGTGTATACTACAACAGAAAACTAACTGTATGATTAAACTAATTAGCAGTGTGCtggagaaacaaatgaaagtgCAAATCCTgtaaacaagtgttttttttttttaattcattttccccCAAAGGATGTACTTATATGTGCAGTATAATAAGAGTAGCTATATATAGTTTCATATTCCCTAacattttggattttaaaaatttgagACGAGTCTTTCTTTGGGAACACCAATCACTATAGGGATAATGTATAATTTCATATTATATAGTTCTGGTTGAAATCCCTTAGTATTGTAAACTATAATTAACAATAATACGGTTGGTGTAGATAAAGTATCAGACATGTTTCACCAGACCCTTAAATGCCAACTAATTCTGTACATTTTCCCATGAAAAGCTATTAGAGCAACGTTgtgattttttccaaattcatgAAGACCTGAATTACTGTGATATAAATGCTATACAGCCATTTGTGTTTCTTGTTAAACATTCCACAGAGAGGAAATAGTAGTTTCCAAAATCTTGAAAGCCCTCATTTTTGTGCACCTGTCTGATACAGCTTCAGGATTTGTAAAGAACCAAAGTCAATCCCATGTTACCACTCTGGACAACTATTTTCCCTCCAGTGATGAAAGTCTCTGGGATTTTATCGGCACCAATTAGTTCCATAAACTTAGCAGGGGGCAGCCTTGTTCCCTAGAAAACTTTCCTATCATTTACAGTGTTCTGAATCTTAGAATGTTTCATGTTGTGCTTGGCATAAACCCAAATACTTTTTAGCAGCCATAGTCTCTGGATTCCTCTTGTATTTAATCTAGCCTGGACTAGGGCCTGAGCAAGACCTTCCCAGCAATTGCATCCCTGGCCTACTAAGGACTGAGTCTTGGTCCAAGAAGCCTTTAATGACTTCCACTTAGGCTAGCATCATGGATTTGTCAACCTAAAAAGACAAAGGCACTTTGAGGATAACAGCTGAGCCTGAGCTTTGGCAGAAGACTGACAACAGCTATGAGAGTGGACTTTGAAGAGAGGCAAGGAATCCAGCAGTGAAAATCAGGCATAGAAGACAAAAGACTGTGTTTATAAGGAAGAAGTCACTAGAGGACAGACTGGAGAAGACATTAAATTGAGACATTTGAAGATATAAATGGGTTCATATCTTCACtggatgctggagagcagccctgcagagaggtatctgggggctgtggttgacagcaagttgaatatgagccagcagtgtgcactggCTGcactggcagccaggagggccaaccatatcctggggtgcatcaagcacggcatcacTAGTTGGTCAAGGGACAAGATTGTCCCGTTCTaatctgtgctggtgcagcctcacctcaagtactgtgtgcagttctgggcaccacagtacaaaaaggatgtaaaactgttggaaaGCATCCAcagaagggctacaaagatggtggagggcctagaggggaagacatatgaggagcagctgaggtcacttggtctgttcagcctggagaggaggaggctgaggggagacctcatcacagtctacagctgagtggaggggcaggcaccagcctattctccttaatcaccagtgataggactggaaggaatggtgtcaagctgaggcaggggaggcttaggctagacatcaggatgaggttcttcactgagaaggtcattgcacactggaacaggctccacAGTGAAGTATTCACTTCACCAAGCCtatctgaatttaagaagtgtttggactgtgtgCTTATTCACAgggtctaaaattttgggtagacctgtgtggtaccaggagttggactggatgatccttatgggtcccttccaacttgggatattctagGGTTTGTATGATTCAGCCAGGAGCCAAAGGTCAATTTGAAGGAtgactgggaggaaaaaaaagcagaagcaggagacCTTCTGAGACCAGGATGAGAAGCCTGACAAAGGAATAAGTGCAACTGGCTATATGGGAAGGTACAAATAAACAAGAGGCAGAACCAAGACTAAAGTGATTGGATAATGTGACCGGGGTAGAAGAGGGTTTTTACACTAGCCTTGCACTTGCCTGATCTTAGTTCAGGCCCTGGCACAAATCATAGATGCATAGAATGCCTACAAGCCCAAGGGGAATAACAGAACATCTGCAACCCTATTTTATCTCAAGAACAGCTTGGGATCTACACCAGCCAGGAGCTCAGTTACCAGAGGAACCTGCGGAGGCCAGATGAGCAGCCTGGgtaacacaaacaaacaaacaccagaaCGCTAAACATCAAACCAAGCGAGTACATCTTGAACCTGAGGGGCAATATCACCTCACTGCCTGGCTACCACAGAAAGTTGAGTCTCAGGACACTGCTGTTCTGAGTAACTCTGGAGAGTTCCATTTCAGAAATCATTACTAAAAACATCCTACTTCCTCTTAAATACCAAGAGAGGCTGTAAAGCCACAGCTCCACTCTTGCATTTTTGAGCATAACACAGCTGCTATGGATGAGCGTGTCTTGTAATGTTGGCATGGACCACACTTGCGCTTCTCTGCAGTCTTGAGCAAGAGACATTACAAGTTTTGGTgtgtaagaaggaaaaacaatggCTTCCCCTGCCTCCATCCAGAATTTGGAGCTTCTTTTGAAGAAGACCTCACGTCTTTGGAGCAATTACGAAGTGGGAAATCCCGTTTGCTGGTTTCAAAACCAGAACAGTCAGAAAAACACATGTACTAGAAAGGACGTAATCGGTTTCGGGTCACTGTTGCTGACACCCCATTGATCACTTACAAGTTTTAAACTCTGCCTAAATATTAAGTAACATACAGCAGCAGGAACTAACTTGAGCATTACACTTTTGGCACTACTTCTTGACAGATGCTTCACAAACAGCTGTTTAAACTGAACTTCCATTTCAACAACAAAGCCTCCAGGGAAACACCCCCTCCCATCCCCCTCCAACAGCTCCAGAGAGGAATAGAAAATCAGCAGCCCCTTAAAGCAGCCAGTAGAGCGGTAAGGATCTCTGATATGACTGTGTAGCACATTTGCAAATACAGGGCTGGAACAAACTCATTTAGAGCCAAACCTTCAACACAAGCCATCATTAATTATGAATCTCCAGAGGCTGGCCTCCCTCCTTGGTGCCTCTCACTATTTCCTCATCTCCCCAGCTAgccgcaaaaaaaaaaaaaaacactcctgaTTGCATCAGTTTTGATTACTCTTTAGATGAGGAGATTCTCCTCTGGCTAACCAGGGTTACACTCATGTGGCCCACTAGGACTTTGCCACTTTGGTAACATCAGCAACCCGAGGAGATTTGAATGTTATACAAAAAATAGTGCTCAATGGCTGGATGAAGAATAATTCTTAcataaaatctctctctcccttgTTTACTCCAAACCTTCACTTACTGCACATTAACATTGTCTCTTATGTCGAGGCtgtatttgatttttacttGACACCTGCTATACCTAAGAGGCAAGAAGAATCACAACACTCAAAGACAAATcaaccaaaaaataataataataaaagccttCAGAAGGGAATAGATAGTCCAGGAAGCACTACAGATTATCCAGGCATGTGATTTATTGGAACCAGTTATTCACACAAGAACCATGCAACAGCATTAATTCCAAAGATATTTTGGTCACATTTCTTCAATTGTCAGCTCATGTTCAGTTGCTTCCTCAATGTTTTTAAGTTGACGAAGCACccattctctttgtttctttctctgttatagaaaaacagaaatatttagtcAATCTGATTCAGTTAGActtcactttctttaaaaagaaaacacaaatgcatCATAAATCAAtccaactgttttttttggctGTAGATTTCATTTTAAGCTAAAAAACTTCTACTCTCAGAGTGGGCAGGTTTATCTGTAGATtgcttctttctccatttttaggTAAGTTGCCAATATTAAGATATTTGAGAATTTTTCAAGTTTAACCATTAATTTGTTCCCATGCTTAAGCTTCTcctaaagaatatatatatatatatgcgcTACTAGTGTTCACAAATTGTCATGCAAGCTCAGaggataaaataaataccagaTTGGAAAACTATATCCCATCTAATTAGGGATGATATCACAGATTATGACCCAATTCATACATATTCATTCCTACTGGTAAAGTTGTGAAGATGCTCTGTTACCAAAGTATTTCCACACTCCTAGAAAAATTTGTATATACTCAGCATTAGTAGAAAACTGTGTACTATTTCATAGCACATGGACAATATAGTTACCACAATAGATTtatcaattttcttctttttctttttcactatttGGACATCTTTTATCCCTGGTATTCCAGTAACCAGCCACGAAGGTCCACTCCTGGGAGTTACTGCAACCTTCTCAGATCCATTTGTTGAGGCTTGAGTTTCCACACTTGAGATAGCCTTTTCACTTGGTTCTTCATTTGACTCATTAGAGGCCAACACAGTGGAAAGTCTTCTTCTAGAAAATACAACCCGAGAACTTTTGTTTATCTCCTTGTTTGAATCTTGCAAGTCAAACACTGTTGAAAGCCTTTTTGGAGACTTATGAGGGATGTATGCTTCAATACTTGCTAGCGACACTTGAGCTAATGATCTGCTTAGAGTTGATTTTGCCACTGGGGATACATAAACTCTCTTACTGCCATCTTGATCCTTGATCGACTGATAAGTCAAATCTGTAAGAGACGGCATTGTTCTGGAGAGCATTGAGTCCACTGGAGTGCTGTGTTTCACCAGTCGCTTTTTCAGAGATCTTTTGACATTTAGAAAAGAATCTTCTTCCTCTGACATCTGGAAGTCAAGTTTGccttcttgaggaaaaaaaaaagtgtcattgTTCATATAGTGAGATGCCATGTAAGGTGCtcagttgcaaaaaaaaaaaaaatccaaggtgCTCCAGTTTCCTTGTTTGCATTCTCTCTCTACATGGAATATATCTGTTGTACAGATCAGTGTTCTTAAAGGGCTTAAGAAATAAAGCATCTTGTCACATACAACATTTACTCCTGTCCAAGCCCTCCACATATGAAGCTCCACGATGATTAAGTTCTAGCTTATCTCATTAACTCCAACTTCATTAAGACAGTAGTTTCTCcttcagcaaaagcaaataatatGCTTTTGGTTCGCAGTTGCTAATGCTGAGTAAGACCCTTGTAATTACTGCATGctaaaaggattaaaatatggtagcaaaaatgaaagcacGCTGGAGAAGCATGGAGACGTTCTGGATTCAAGGAAGAATCTTTTACTCCAACTACCATTTTGTCTCTTAT
Protein-coding sequences here:
- the LOC121065980 gene encoding uncharacterized protein LOC121065980, giving the protein MGSDSTEGKLDFQMSEEEDSFLNVKRSLKKRLVKHSTPVDSMLSRTMPSLTDLTYQSIKDQDGSKRVYVSPVAKSTLSRSLAQVSLASIEAYIPHKSPKRLSTVFDLQDSNKEINKSSRVVFSRRRLSTVLASNESNEEPSEKAISSVETQASTNGSEKVAVTPRSGPSWLVTGIPGIKDVQIVKKKKKKIDKSIVRKKQREWVLRQLKNIEEATEHELTIEEM